A part of Scleropages formosus chromosome 3, fSclFor1.1, whole genome shotgun sequence genomic DNA contains:
- the LOC108926065 gene encoding cdc42 effector protein 1-like: protein MSLGKLPGLKGLVSSSQGKRRFKSDLSVDMISPPLGDFRHTMHVGRGGDVFGDTSFLSNHGGAGGGEGDLDSPGDRGSGTTSFFSRTLRHVRKTPARPRGGSRDLSPPPPPVSPIIKNAISLPQLNLDASNGCLQKVLFPSSPSSPGDIAYSYGVQSGFLTLPRTARTDRQMQDTSGMYSPDLRHESLPDDVGFSLGRSDSMTSFTLDLGPSLMSEVFALIDSPSCGQMANLSWMKEEQDTSVDLAIDRPATHSVTDLTAEPPLQKDLNGRQSPGIQAWVEDRGEYHSNTKPDLVTGSITRVEPGMEAERFQRAADVLARHYGGSGLMKRQVQTDDRNLPHCSPSLDPSTRTQKRAPYAYPEEEDEIKV, encoded by the exons ATGAGTCTGGGTAAGCTACCCGGGTTAAAGGGCTTGGTGTCAAGTTCCCAGGGCAAACGTCGCTTTAAGAGCGACCTGTCCGTCGATATGATCAGCCCCCCGCTGGGCGACTTCCGCCACACCATGCACGTGGGCCGTGGTGGGGACGTCTTTGGCGATACCTCATTCCTTAGCAACCATGGGGGAGCAGGCGGGGGTGAGGGGGACCTGGACTCACCCGGGGACAGGGGGTCCGGGACTACCAGTTTCTTCTCTCGCACCTTGCGACATGTGCGCAAGACCCCTGCCCGACCCAGGGGGGGCTCCAGGGACCtctccccaccaccaccccccgtTTCCCCCATCATCAAAAATGCCATCTCATTGCCACAGCTGAACCTGGATGCTTCCAACGGCTGCCTGCAGAAGGTGCTGTTTCCTAGCTCACCCAGCTCGCCTGGGGACATCGCATACTCGTACG GTGTGCAGTCTGGCTTCCTGACACTGCCTCGCACGGCCCGCACCGACCGGCAGATGCAAGATACTTCTGGAATGTACTCCCCTGACCTTCGTCACGAGTCCCTCCCAGATGATGTTGGCTTCTCACTTGGGCGCTCTGACTCCATGACCTCGTTCACCCTGGACCTGGGGCCCTCCCTCATGAGTGAGGTGTTTGCCCTGATTGACAGCCCCAGCTGTGGTCAGATGGCCAATCTCAGTTGGATGAAGGAAGAGCAAGATACCTCGGTTGACCTGGCCATCGACCGCCCTGCAACCCACTCCGTCACGGATTTAACAGCAGAACCACCTTTGCAAAAGGACCTCAATGGCAGGCAGAGCCCAGGGATCCAGGCTTGGGTGGAGGACAGAGGAGAGTATCATTCTAACACAAAGCCAGATCTTGTAACGGGATCCATAACAAGAGTGGAGCCGGGCATGGAGGCAGAGAGGTTTCAAAGGGCCGCGGACGTGCTGGCACGTCACTACGGTGGAAGTGGCCTCATGAAGAGGCAAGTGCAGACTGATGACAGGAACCTCCCACACTGCAGTCCAAGCCTTGACCCAAGCACCAGAACCCAGAAGAGAGCACCTTATGCCTACCCTGAAGAAGAAGATGAGATCAAAGTCTGA